In the genome of Triticum urartu cultivar G1812 chromosome 5, Tu2.1, whole genome shotgun sequence, one region contains:
- the LOC125556342 gene encoding protein SRG1-like, translating into MVHQDQEKLVQVVAADVGLVAPPSRYVLSEENRPTTVDQQAKLFIPIVDVSRLAMPDDVEEAAKLCSALQSWGLFVVTGHGMSKEFLDEILEATRKFFHLPLEEKQKCGNVIDGVKFQNEGYGIDRIDSDEQILDWCDRLWLQLQPEDERRLQFWPQNLRDLIHEYTLESGRVTMDVLKAMAKLLNQEEGFFINMVGERFKSYSRFTYYPPCPRPDLVNGLKPHTDNSVITLLLMDKDIGGLQVLKDGHWVDVPVLGNDLLVVVGEGMEIVSNAIFKAPWHRVVTSANKERLSLAMFYQPEPERIIGPPGVLVHEKRPAMFKKCLVQTLADGYWDAFVVGDRTVDFLNVRINAEADAELEGHAVVANN; encoded by the exons ATGGTTCATCAGGATCAGGAAAAGCTGGTGCAGGTGGTGGCCGCGGATGTTGGACTTGTGGCTCCGCCGAGCAGGTATGTGCTAAGCGAGGAGAACCGACCGACCACTGTCGATCAGCAAGCCAAGCTATTTATCCCTATCGTGGACGTGAGCCGTCTGGCCATGCCCGACGATGTTGAGGAGGCGGCCAAGCTTTGCTCTGCACTGCAGTCATGGGGCCTCTTTGTGGTGACGGGCCATGGCATGTCAAAGGAGTTCCTCGACGAGATCCTCGAGGCGACGAGGAAGTTCTTCCACCTGCCGCTGGAGGAGAAGCAGAAGTGCGGCAACGTGATCGATGGCGTCAAGTTCCAGAATGAAGGGTACGGCATCGATCGCATCGACTCCGACGAGCAGATCCTCGACTGGTGTGACCGGCTCTGGCTCCAGCTCCAGCCGGAGGACGAGAGGCGGCTCCAGTTCTGGCCACAGAATCTAAG GGATCTCATACATGAGTACACCTTAGAGAGTGGGAGAGTGACCATGGATGTGCTGAAGGCCATGGCAAAGCTTCTGAACCAGGAGGAGGGCTTCTTCATCAACATGGTGGGTGAGAGGTTCAAGTCATACTCGAGGTTCACCTACTACCCTCCCTGCCCACGCCCGGACCTCGTGAACGGGCTGAAGCCGCACACCGACAACTCCGTCATCACACTCCTCCTCATGGACAAGGACATCGGCGGCCTCCAGGTGCTCAAGGACGGCCACTGGGTTGATGTCCCCGTGCTCGGTAATGACTTGTTGGTCGTCGTAGGCGAGGGCATGGAG ATAGTTAGCAATGCAATCTTCAAGGCACCATGGCACCGTGTGGTGACGAGTGCTAACAAGGAGAGGCTGTCACTGGCGATGTTCTACCAGCCGGAGCCAGAGAGGATCATAGGGCCGCCAGGGGTGCTGGTTCACGAGAAGCGCCCGGCCATGTTCAAGAAGTGCCTAGTCCAGACCTTGGCCGATGGATACTGGGATGCGTTTGTAGTGGGAGATCGCACCGTCGACTTTCTCAATGTCAGGATCAATGCTGAGGCCGATGCCGAATTGGAGGGGCACGCAGTGGTTGCAAACAACTAA